In one window of Nocardia brasiliensis DNA:
- a CDS encoding aldehyde dehydrogenase family protein codes for MNGDPDLLIGGRWTHAADGGVRQIIDPADGSVVATVDEATPDDARAAVAAARAAFDAGGWPATPVAERAALLLRIADLLARDKDRLARLETADTGKTLVESEIDIDDVISVFRYYASAISVQADRLVDVGDPAVISRVVREPIGVCVLIAPWNYPLLQMSWKVAPALAAGCTMVLKPSEVTPLSTIEFARLAEEAGVPAGVLNLVQGSGAVLGTALTGTPDVDFISFTGGLATGRTISRVAAEHVTKVAVELGGKNPHIVFADADWESSVDQVLTGVFLHSGQVCSAGTRLIVEESVADDFVAELASRAERIRVGPGLDPASETGPLVSEQHREKVEAYVALGLSEGAKLVTGGSRPSDPALRAGSFYLPTIFDHCDRSMRIVQEETFGPILTVERFRTEAEAIRLGNDTEYGLAAGVRTADPARGERVARALRHGTVWLNDFGYYTAAAEWGGFKKSGNGRELGPTGLAEYQEIKHLWHNTAPKPAEWFKGG; via the coding sequence ATGAACGGTGATCCGGATCTGCTGATCGGTGGCCGATGGACCCATGCCGCGGACGGCGGTGTGCGGCAGATCATCGATCCGGCCGACGGCTCGGTGGTGGCGACGGTGGACGAGGCCACTCCGGACGACGCGCGGGCCGCCGTCGCGGCCGCCCGCGCGGCCTTCGACGCCGGCGGCTGGCCCGCGACGCCGGTCGCCGAGCGGGCCGCCCTGCTGCTGCGGATCGCCGACCTCCTGGCGCGCGACAAGGACCGGCTGGCGCGGCTGGAGACCGCGGACACCGGAAAGACGCTGGTGGAGAGCGAGATCGACATCGACGATGTGATCTCGGTGTTCCGCTACTACGCGAGCGCGATCTCGGTGCAGGCGGACCGGCTCGTCGACGTCGGCGATCCGGCGGTGATCAGCCGCGTGGTGCGCGAGCCGATCGGCGTCTGTGTGCTCATCGCGCCGTGGAACTATCCGCTGCTGCAGATGTCGTGGAAGGTCGCGCCCGCGCTGGCCGCCGGTTGCACCATGGTGCTCAAGCCGAGCGAGGTCACCCCGCTGAGCACCATCGAGTTCGCCAGACTCGCCGAGGAGGCCGGCGTGCCGGCCGGGGTGTTGAACCTGGTCCAGGGCAGCGGCGCGGTGCTCGGTACGGCGCTGACCGGCACCCCCGACGTCGACTTCATCTCCTTCACCGGTGGCCTCGCGACCGGGCGCACGATCAGCAGGGTCGCCGCCGAGCACGTCACCAAGGTGGCGGTGGAACTCGGCGGTAAGAATCCGCACATCGTGTTCGCCGACGCGGACTGGGAGAGCTCGGTCGACCAGGTGCTCACCGGTGTGTTCCTGCACTCCGGTCAGGTCTGTTCGGCGGGCACCCGGCTGATCGTCGAGGAGTCGGTGGCCGACGACTTCGTCGCCGAACTGGCGAGCCGGGCCGAGCGGATCCGGGTCGGCCCCGGCCTCGACCCGGCAAGCGAGACCGGCCCGCTGGTCTCCGAGCAGCATCGCGAAAAGGTGGAAGCCTATGTCGCACTGGGCCTCTCGGAGGGCGCGAAGCTGGTGACCGGCGGGTCGCGGCCGAGCGATCCCGCGCTGCGGGCGGGCAGCTTCTACCTGCCGACGATCTTCGATCACTGCGACCGGTCGATGCGCATCGTGCAGGAGGAGACCTTCGGCCCGATCCTCACCGTGGAACGGTTCCGCACCGAGGCCGAGGCGATCCGGCTCGGCAACGACACCGAGTACGGGCTGGCGGCGGGGGTGCGCACGGCCGACCCGGCCCGCGGTGAACGGGTGGCGCGCGCACTGCGCCACGGCACGGTGTGGCTCAACGACTTCGGGTATTACACCGCCGCCGCGGAATGGGGCGGTTTCAAGAAATCCGGTAACGGGCGCGAGCTCGGTCCGACCGGCCTGGCCGAATACCAGGAAATCAAACACCTGTGGCACAACACGGCGCCGAAGCCGGCGGAGTGGTTCAAGGGCGGCTGA
- a CDS encoding putative nucleotidyltransferase substrate binding domain-containing protein, which produces MPAEGELAAFLGGHAPFQSMPRADLDRLAAAATVHEFATGTVIRDYAAQVPDEIWMLWTGRVALRPSGAGGDGERTVDTVERGGLFGYVPLLMGGSAEFLAQATEPSVLIRLPGELVRAWFAQPDGLAFLASSSWKTWSGNRTPVSPVLGTRTAGELVSGAPVFVTPETTVRDAVVRMTEQHVSAVLVRLPDGDFGIFTDQDLRVRVVAAGLPVEVAISRVMSAPARRVGAELTGEAVLMEMLDCGLRHLPVVSRRGAVLGVLEDSDLLAASARQSFTLRRAIGAATDPAQLRRAAREIPATTVDLFRNGTKAAATSGILSVVVDAVIRKALELARAECADAPAGGFSWVTLGSIARREAMPSSDVDSALCWVDELSGDSARLRAIARRTHAILDDCGLPADSNGAIAAAPKFARSQSEWATAAAGWLDDPLHGRGLIMSSLLIDGRVVWGDPMLRAVPAAFGRMAAEHPDALRLQLLDALSGKVRARSLRDVLSRRGGTFDLKTHALVPIVNLARWGGLAAGVTAAGTPERLRAAAAAGVLTERDAAVLTEVFTTLQRMRMVHQVGQLAAGHHPGDVVTMSDLSPLNRSLLNEALRETAAVRRRVRVRAATSA; this is translated from the coding sequence ATGCCTGCGGAGGGCGAACTAGCGGCGTTCCTCGGCGGACACGCGCCGTTCCAGTCGATGCCGCGCGCCGACCTCGACCGGTTGGCCGCGGCCGCGACCGTGCATGAATTCGCGACGGGCACGGTGATCCGCGATTACGCGGCGCAGGTGCCCGACGAGATCTGGATGCTGTGGACGGGCCGGGTCGCGCTGCGGCCCAGCGGTGCGGGCGGCGACGGCGAGCGCACCGTCGACACCGTCGAGCGCGGCGGGCTGTTCGGGTACGTGCCGCTGCTCATGGGCGGCAGCGCCGAATTCCTCGCCCAGGCAACCGAGCCGAGCGTGCTCATCCGATTGCCCGGCGAGCTGGTCCGGGCGTGGTTCGCGCAACCGGACGGACTGGCGTTTCTCGCCTCGTCGAGCTGGAAGACCTGGTCCGGCAACCGCACCCCGGTCTCGCCGGTGCTCGGCACCCGCACAGCGGGCGAACTCGTCTCGGGCGCACCGGTTTTCGTGACACCGGAAACCACCGTGCGCGACGCGGTGGTCCGGATGACCGAACAGCACGTGTCGGCGGTGCTGGTCCGATTGCCCGACGGTGACTTCGGCATCTTCACCGACCAGGACCTACGCGTCCGGGTGGTGGCGGCGGGATTGCCGGTCGAGGTGGCGATCTCGCGGGTGATGAGCGCGCCTGCGCGGCGGGTCGGCGCGGAGCTGACCGGCGAGGCCGTGCTGATGGAGATGCTCGACTGCGGGCTGCGGCACCTACCGGTCGTCAGCAGGCGCGGCGCGGTGCTCGGCGTGCTCGAGGACTCCGATCTGCTGGCCGCCTCGGCGCGGCAGAGCTTTACGCTGCGTCGCGCGATCGGCGCGGCGACCGACCCCGCGCAGCTGCGGCGGGCCGCCCGGGAAATCCCGGCGACGACGGTCGATTTGTTCCGCAACGGCACCAAAGCCGCCGCGACGAGCGGCATCCTGTCGGTGGTGGTGGACGCGGTGATCCGCAAGGCGCTCGAACTCGCCCGCGCCGAATGCGCCGACGCGCCCGCGGGCGGGTTCTCCTGGGTGACGCTGGGCAGCATCGCCCGGCGCGAGGCGATGCCTTCCTCGGACGTGGACAGCGCGCTGTGCTGGGTCGACGAGTTGTCCGGCGACAGTGCGCGGCTGCGCGCGATCGCGCGGCGCACGCACGCGATCCTCGACGACTGCGGGCTACCGGCGGACAGCAACGGCGCGATCGCCGCCGCGCCGAAATTCGCTCGCTCGCAAAGCGAATGGGCGACGGCGGCGGCAGGCTGGCTCGATGATCCGCTGCACGGGCGCGGACTCATCATGTCCTCGTTGCTCATCGACGGGCGGGTGGTGTGGGGCGATCCGATGCTGCGCGCGGTGCCCGCCGCCTTCGGCCGGATGGCCGCCGAGCATCCCGACGCGTTGCGGCTGCAGCTGCTGGACGCGTTGTCCGGCAAGGTCCGTGCCCGGTCGCTGCGGGACGTGCTGTCGCGGCGCGGGGGCACCTTCGATCTGAAGACCCACGCACTGGTGCCCATCGTCAACCTGGCTCGCTGGGGCGGCCTCGCGGCGGGGGTGACGGCGGCGGGCACGCCGGAGCGGCTGCGTGCGGCGGCGGCCGCTGGGGTGCTCACCGAGCGCGACGCGGCCGTGCTCACCGAGGTTTTCACGACCTTGCAACGCATGCGGATGGTGCATCAGGTCGGCCAGCTGGCCGCCGGCCACCACCCCGGTGATGTGGTCACGATGTCGGATTTGTCGCCGCTGAATCGGAGCCTGCTCAACGAGGCGCTGCGGGAGACCGCCGCGGTGCGGCGACGCGTCCGCGTTCGCGCGGCGACCTCGGCTTAG
- a CDS encoding APC family permease, protein MVATEHSVSDDSGMEDFGYKESLDRSIGKFASFAAGVSYISILTGTFQLFYFGFGSAGPAYLWSWPIVFVGQVAVALCFMELAARYPVAGSVYNWSKQLGSRLVGWSSGWLMLTASIVTLAAVVLALQLNLPRLWDGFQIIGDGTGEYDFATNAVLLGTVMIVFTTTVNALGVRLMAMINSSGVFIELIAAVLIAIILAANATRGPQVFFSTHGYGVGEAGGYLGAFLVASLASGYVMYGFDTASSLGEETVEPRRTAPKAILRAVLASFVIGGAILAFAVMAAPDLADPQIGSSSGGLQYIVEQVMWGPLGTIFLCCIVIAVTVCSLAVHTAAIRLTFAMARDNALPFGEKLARVHPRTQTPVIPAVLIGVLAALILVINIGQPKIFTVLTSIAIIMIYLAYLMVTGPMLARRLRGQWPPKELAVGGYFTMGRWGLVVNIVAVVWGVGMALNLAWPRASVYGVPWYNTWGAFVYIGAILGAGLAWYGIKGRKRIGTLASHAAEVRNDV, encoded by the coding sequence ATGGTAGCCACGGAACACAGCGTGTCCGACGACAGCGGAATGGAAGATTTCGGATACAAGGAATCACTCGATCGCAGCATCGGGAAATTCGCCAGCTTCGCGGCCGGAGTCAGTTATATCTCGATACTCACCGGCACGTTCCAGCTCTTCTATTTCGGGTTCGGCAGCGCGGGCCCGGCGTACCTTTGGTCGTGGCCGATCGTATTCGTCGGGCAGGTGGCGGTGGCACTGTGTTTCATGGAGCTCGCCGCGCGCTATCCGGTGGCCGGGTCGGTGTACAACTGGTCCAAGCAACTCGGCAGCAGACTCGTCGGCTGGTCCTCGGGCTGGTTGATGCTGACCGCCTCGATCGTCACGCTGGCCGCGGTGGTGCTCGCGCTGCAGTTGAACCTGCCGCGGCTGTGGGACGGTTTCCAGATCATCGGCGACGGCACCGGCGAGTACGACTTCGCCACCAACGCCGTGCTGCTGGGCACGGTCATGATCGTGTTCACCACCACGGTGAACGCGCTGGGCGTGCGGTTGATGGCGATGATCAACAGTTCGGGGGTGTTCATCGAGCTCATCGCGGCGGTCCTGATCGCGATCATCTTGGCGGCCAACGCTACTCGTGGCCCGCAGGTGTTCTTCTCGACGCACGGCTACGGCGTGGGCGAGGCGGGCGGCTATCTCGGCGCGTTCCTGGTGGCCTCGCTCGCCTCCGGCTATGTGATGTACGGCTTCGACACCGCGAGCTCGCTGGGGGAGGAGACCGTGGAGCCGCGGCGCACCGCGCCCAAGGCGATCCTGCGCGCGGTGCTCGCCTCGTTCGTCATCGGCGGCGCGATCCTGGCCTTCGCGGTGATGGCGGCACCCGACCTGGCCGATCCGCAGATCGGCAGCTCCAGCGGCGGCCTGCAATACATTGTGGAGCAGGTGATGTGGGGTCCGCTCGGCACGATCTTCCTGTGCTGCATCGTGATCGCGGTGACGGTGTGCTCGCTCGCCGTGCACACCGCGGCCATTCGGCTCACCTTCGCGATGGCCAGGGACAACGCACTGCCGTTCGGCGAGAAGCTCGCCAGGGTGCACCCGAGGACGCAGACACCGGTGATTCCCGCCGTGCTGATCGGTGTGCTGGCCGCGCTCATCCTGGTGATCAACATCGGTCAGCCGAAGATCTTCACGGTGCTCACCTCGATCGCGATCATCATGATCTACCTGGCCTATCTGATGGTGACCGGGCCGATGCTGGCGCGGCGGCTGCGCGGGCAGTGGCCGCCGAAAGAGCTTGCGGTGGGCGGCTATTTCACGATGGGACGGTGGGGCCTGGTGGTCAACATCGTGGCCGTGGTCTGGGGCGTCGGCATGGCGCTGAACCTGGCCTGGCCACGCGCGTCGGTCTATGGCGTGCCCTGGTACAACACCTGGGGCGCGTTCGTCTATATCGGCGCGATCCTCGGCGCCGGACTCGCCTGGTACGGAATCAAGGGCCGCAAGCGAATCGGAACTCTCGCTTCACACGCCGCGGAGGTGCGCAACGATGTCTGA
- a CDS encoding GMC family oxidoreductase: MSESVFDYVIAGGGTAGCVLAARLSADPAVSVCLLEAGPSDVGDPAILELTRWMHLLDSGYDWDYPVEPQERGNSFLRHARAKVLGGCSSHNSCIAFWPPAEGLDEWAALGAKGWSAAEVLPYVTRLENNDAPGPQHSRTGPVRLRDVPPADPCGVAVLAAAAAVGLPTVQFNRGTTVRNGAGWFQINAAEDGTRMSTSHAYLHPVLDSRPNLVVRTDCWVSEILFDDARTATGVRYQRPDRTGYDSVSARREVIVTAGAIDTPKLLLLSGIGPADHLREIGVPVRVDAPGVGANLDDHVEGLVFWEAARPMVDTSTQWWEIGLFATTDDALCLPDVMMHYGSVPFDMNTLRHGYPTTDNGFCLTPNVTQGRSRGTVRLRSRDFRDRPKVDPRYFTDPDGHDERVMLAGIRLARKIAEQSPLRPWIAAELAPGPDATTDDELLSYIHATHNTVYHPAATARMGAPEDPMAVLDPELRVKGVSRLRVVDASAMPKLPAVNPNITVMAMAEKCADLIRAT, from the coding sequence ATGTCTGAATCGGTGTTCGACTACGTGATCGCCGGGGGCGGCACCGCGGGCTGCGTGCTCGCCGCCCGGCTCAGCGCGGACCCGGCCGTGTCGGTCTGCCTGCTGGAGGCGGGCCCGTCCGATGTCGGCGATCCCGCCATCCTGGAACTCACCCGCTGGATGCACCTGCTGGATTCCGGCTACGACTGGGACTATCCGGTCGAGCCGCAGGAGCGCGGGAACAGCTTTCTGCGGCACGCCCGCGCGAAGGTGCTCGGCGGTTGTTCCTCGCACAACTCCTGTATCGCGTTCTGGCCGCCCGCAGAGGGTTTGGACGAGTGGGCGGCGCTCGGCGCGAAGGGCTGGAGCGCGGCCGAGGTGCTGCCCTATGTCACCAGGCTGGAGAACAACGACGCACCCGGCCCGCAGCACAGCCGCACCGGGCCGGTGCGGCTGCGCGACGTGCCGCCCGCCGATCCCTGCGGTGTCGCGGTGCTCGCGGCGGCCGCGGCGGTCGGCCTGCCCACCGTGCAGTTCAACCGGGGCACCACCGTGCGCAACGGCGCCGGATGGTTCCAGATCAACGCCGCGGAAGACGGTACGCGCATGTCGACATCGCATGCGTACCTGCATCCTGTGCTGGATTCGCGCCCGAATCTGGTGGTGCGCACCGATTGCTGGGTCAGCGAGATCCTGTTCGACGACGCGCGCACGGCGACCGGTGTGCGCTATCAACGGCCCGACCGCACCGGATACGACAGCGTTTCGGCGCGGCGTGAGGTCATCGTCACCGCGGGCGCCATCGATACGCCGAAACTGTTGCTGCTCTCCGGTATCGGGCCCGCCGACCATCTGCGTGAGATCGGTGTTCCGGTGCGGGTCGACGCGCCGGGCGTTGGCGCCAACCTCGACGACCACGTGGAAGGACTGGTGTTCTGGGAGGCGGCGCGGCCGATGGTCGACACCTCCACCCAGTGGTGGGAGATCGGCCTGTTCGCCACCACTGACGACGCGCTGTGCCTGCCCGACGTGATGATGCACTACGGCAGTGTGCCGTTCGACATGAACACGCTGCGCCACGGCTATCCGACCACCGACAACGGCTTCTGCCTGACGCCCAACGTCACCCAGGGTCGCTCGCGCGGCACGGTCCGGTTGCGCAGCAGGGACTTCCGGGACCGGCCCAAGGTCGACCCCCGGTACTTCACCGACCCCGACGGCCACGACGAGCGGGTGATGCTGGCCGGAATCCGGTTGGCCCGCAAGATCGCCGAGCAGTCACCGCTGCGGCCGTGGATCGCCGCCGAGCTCGCGCCCGGACCGGACGCGACGACCGACGACGAGCTGCTGAGCTATATCCACGCCACGCACAACACCGTCTACCACCCGGCCGCGACGGCGCGGATGGGCGCACCGGAGGACCCGATGGCGGTGCTCGATCCCGAACTGAGGGTGAAGGGGGTATCGCGGTTGCGGGTGGTCGACGCCTCGGCGATGCCGAAATTGCCCGCGGTGAACCCGAACATTACTGTCATGGCCATGGCGGAGAAGTGCGCGGATCTCATCAGGGCGACGTGA
- the glyA gene encoding serine hydroxymethyltransferase, with protein sequence MADPALHSDLDVPLYEFDPLVAELVGRELGRQQHGLEMIASENYAPLAVMQAQGTVLTNKYAEGYPGRRYYGGCEHVDEIESLAMTRLRALFGAEYANVQPHSGAQANAAVMHALLRPGDRILGLALDHGGHLTHGMKVNFSGRLYDVAAYHVRAEDQRVDMDEVARLAREHRPKLIVAGWSAYPRHLDFAEFRRIADEVGAYLMVDMAHFAGLVAAGLHPSPVPHAHVVTSTTHKTLGGPRGGFILATADLGKKFDSAVFPGQQGGPLEHVIAAKAVAFKMAGEPAFRDRQERTLEGARLLAQRLLAEDCRAAGIGLVSGGTDVHLVLVDLRAAELDGKQAEDLLHSVGITVNRNTVPFDPRPPMVGSGLRIGTPALAARGFDRAAFVEVADIIATALRVGKPWREFSVRVEVLTERFPLYAGLSQQVPSAADAARELA encoded by the coding sequence ATGGCAGATCCGGCCCTCCACAGCGACCTCGACGTGCCGCTGTACGAATTCGATCCGCTCGTCGCCGAATTGGTCGGCCGCGAGCTCGGCAGGCAACAGCACGGCCTGGAGATGATCGCCTCGGAGAACTACGCGCCGCTGGCGGTCATGCAGGCGCAGGGCACGGTGCTGACCAACAAGTACGCCGAGGGCTATCCGGGCAGGCGCTACTACGGCGGATGCGAACACGTCGACGAGATCGAGTCGCTGGCCATGACCCGGCTGCGTGCCCTGTTCGGCGCGGAATACGCCAACGTGCAACCACATTCGGGCGCACAGGCGAACGCGGCGGTGATGCACGCGCTGCTGCGTCCCGGCGATCGCATCCTCGGGCTCGCGCTCGACCACGGCGGCCACCTCACCCACGGCATGAAGGTGAACTTCTCCGGCCGGTTGTATGACGTTGCGGCATACCATGTTCGGGCCGAGGACCAGCGGGTCGACATGGACGAGGTGGCGCGGCTGGCGCGCGAACACCGGCCCAAGCTGATCGTGGCGGGCTGGTCGGCCTATCCGCGCCACCTCGACTTCGCCGAGTTCCGGCGCATCGCCGACGAGGTCGGCGCCTACCTGATGGTCGATATGGCGCATTTCGCCGGGCTGGTCGCGGCCGGTCTGCATCCCTCGCCGGTGCCGCACGCGCATGTCGTCACCTCGACCACGCACAAGACACTGGGCGGCCCGCGCGGCGGATTCATCCTCGCCACCGCGGATCTGGGCAAGAAGTTCGATTCCGCCGTGTTTCCCGGTCAGCAGGGTGGTCCGCTCGAGCACGTGATCGCGGCGAAGGCGGTCGCGTTCAAGATGGCGGGCGAACCGGCGTTCCGCGACCGGCAGGAACGCACCCTGGAGGGGGCGCGGCTGCTGGCGCAGCGGCTGCTCGCCGAGGACTGCCGCGCCGCCGGAATCGGACTGGTCAGCGGTGGCACCGACGTGCACCTGGTGCTGGTGGACCTGCGTGCCGCCGAGCTCGACGGCAAGCAGGCCGAGGATCTGCTGCACAGTGTGGGAATCACAGTGAACCGCAACACCGTTCCGTTCGACCCGCGCCCGCCGATGGTCGGCTCCGGCCTACGGATCGGGACACCGGCCCTGGCGGCGCGGGGATTCGATCGCGCGGCGTTCGTCGAGGTCGCCGATATCATCGCGACGGCGTTGCGGGTGGGCAAGCCATGGCGCGAGTTCAGTGTGCGGGTGGAGGTCTTGACGGAGAGGTTCCCGCTGTACGCGGGGCTGTCCCAGCAGGTTCCGTCGGCCGCCGACGCCGCGCGGGAGCTCGCGTGA
- a CDS encoding IclR family transcriptional regulator: protein MAKRDSEDRGRTAAVQSVDRALLVMEIIAKLGQAGVTEIAAELGVHKSTVSRLVAVLESRGYVEQLSDRGKYRLGFSIVRLAGSTSAQVDLVGQSQGACNALAVESGETTNLAVLDEDRIINIVEAAGTGSIALRSWVGQSCPAHATSSGKVLLSGLEPADMRKRVGGKLTAYTPHTVTKVADLATQLVAVRENGWASVCEELEIGLNAVAAPVLDSNGVIVAALSVSGPSYRLGPDRFAEVAELAIASAADISRRLGYYG, encoded by the coding sequence ATGGCGAAGCGGGACAGTGAGGATCGAGGGCGGACGGCCGCGGTGCAGTCCGTCGACCGCGCACTGCTCGTGATGGAGATCATCGCCAAGCTCGGACAGGCCGGGGTCACCGAGATCGCCGCCGAACTGGGTGTGCACAAATCTACCGTGTCGCGGTTGGTCGCCGTGCTGGAATCGCGCGGCTACGTCGAGCAGTTGTCCGATCGCGGCAAGTACCGGCTCGGTTTCTCCATCGTCCGGCTGGCCGGATCCACCAGCGCGCAGGTCGATCTCGTCGGGCAGAGCCAGGGCGCGTGCAACGCGCTGGCCGTCGAATCGGGCGAGACCACCAATCTCGCTGTGCTGGACGAGGATCGGATCATCAACATCGTCGAGGCCGCGGGCACCGGCTCGATCGCGTTGCGCTCCTGGGTCGGGCAGAGCTGCCCCGCGCACGCCACCTCCAGCGGCAAGGTGCTGCTGTCGGGGCTGGAACCGGCGGACATGCGCAAGCGGGTCGGCGGCAAGCTGACGGCCTACACGCCGCACACCGTGACCAAGGTCGCGGACCTGGCGACCCAGCTGGTCGCGGTCAGGGAGAACGGCTGGGCCAGCGTGTGCGAGGAGCTCGAGATCGGGCTGAACGCGGTGGCCGCGCCGGTGCTGGACAGCAACGGGGTGATCGTCGCGGCGTTGAGCGTGTCCGGACCGTCCTATCGGCTCGGACCCGATCGATTCGCGGAGGTGGCGGAGCTGGCGATCGCGAGCGCCGCGGACATCAGCCGCAGACTCGGCTACTACGGCTGA